In Astatotilapia calliptera unplaced genomic scaffold, fAstCal1.2 U_scaffold_1, whole genome shotgun sequence, one DNA window encodes the following:
- the slc10a7 gene encoding sodium/bile acid cotransporter 7 yields MGLVARIRKEWFIVGIVLVILSAKLQPSIGVKGGPLKPEVTVAYIAVSLIFFNSGLSLKTEELTSALLHVRLHLFVQSFTLIFFPLAVWLLLKVLSLTAIDQWLLRGLQTVSCMPPPVSSAVILTKAVGGNEAAAIFNSAFGSFLGIVVTPLLLLLFLGSSSSVPFSSIFSQLFMTVVVPLILGQVCRGFLREFLERQKPPFGAISSAVLLMIIYTTFCETFSNPSIELDPTSLLLVGLIIFSIQISFMLLTFAFSTRPGSRFSPADTVAIMFCSTHKSLTLGIPMLKIVFEGYEHLSLISVPLLIYHPAQILLGSVLVPTIRSWMTSRQKAVKLSALQPI; encoded by the exons ATGGGCCTCGTGGCGAGGATACGAAAGGAGTGGTTCATCGTCGGGATCGTGCTGGTCATCTTATCGGCCAAGCTGCAGCCCAGCATCGGAGTGAAAGGAG gtCCTTTAAAACCGGAGGTCACCGTAGCGTACATCGCCGTCTCGCTCATCTTCTTCAACAGCGGCCTGTCGCTAAAAACGGAG GAGCTGACCAGTGCGCTGCTTCACGTGCGGCTCCACCTCTTTGTTCAGTCCTTCACCCTCATCTTCTTTCCACTCGCCGTTTGGCTGCTGCTCAAGGTGCTCTCACTGACCGCCATCGACCAATGGCTGCTCAGAGG GTTACAGACGGTGAGCTGCATGCCCCCTCCGGTCTCTTCCGCCGTTATTCTCACCAAGGCTGTCGGAGGCAACGag GCCGCCGCCATCTTCAACTCTGCTTTTGGAAGCTTCTTG GGAATCGTCGtcactcctctgctgctgctgctcttt ctcGGCTCCTCGTCCTCCGTTCCCTTCTCCTCAATCTTCTCTCAGCTCTTCATGACGGTGGTGGTGCCTCTGATCCTGGGTCAG GTGTGTCGCGGTTTCCTCAGGGAGTTTCTGGAAAGGCAAAAGCCCCCGTTCGGCGCCATCAGCAGCGCCGTCCTCCTCATGATCATCTACACCACCTTCTGCGAAACCTTCAGTAACCCCAGCATCGAGCTGGACCCCACCAGCCTGCTGCTGGTCGGCCTTATCA TTTTCTCCATCCAGATCAGCTTCATGCTGCTCACATTTGCCTTTTCCACCAG gCCAGGCTCCAGGTTCAGCCCCGCGGACACCGTCGCCATCATGTTCTGCTCCACACACAAGTCTCTAACCCTGG GTATCCCCATGTTGAAGATCGTGTTTGAGGGCTATGAGCACCTGTCTCTGATCTCAGTCCCTCTCCTGATCTACCATCCGGCTCAGATCCTGCTCGGCTCCGTCCTCGTGCCGACCATCCGCAGCTGGATGACCAGCCGGCAGaag